Part of the Thermoanaerobaculum aquaticum genome, GCTTGAACAAGCCGTTAAGCCAGCGCACTCTGGACCAGGAAGACTTTGTGGCGGTGGTGCGCTACCTCATGAAGCTTTCCCGCGAGGTGGGGCGCGTTGACGATATTGACTCGCTGGCCAACCGCAGGGTGCGGGCGGTGGGTGAGCTTTTGGAAAACCAGTTCCGGGTGGGCCTGGTGCGCATGGAGCGGGCCATCAAGGAGCGCATGACCATCCACCAGGACATTGAGAACGCCATGCCCCACGACCTGGTGAACGCCAAGCCGGTGGTGGCCGCGGTGAAGGAGTTCTTCGGTTCCTCCCAGCTTTCGCAGTTCATGGACCAAACCAACCCGCTTTCCGAGGTCACCCACAAGCGGCGGCTTTCCGCTCTGGGTCCCGGCGGCCTTTCCCGGGAGCGGGCGGGGTTTGAGGTGCGGGACGTCCACGCCACCCACTACGGGCGGATTTGCCCCATTGAAACCCCGGAAGGTCCCAACATCGGTTTGATTTCTTCGCTTTCCTGCTACGCCCGCATCAACGATTACGGCTTCATCGAGTCCCCCTACCGCAAGGTGGAAAACGGGAGGGTGCTGGATCACGTGCGGGTGGTGGAAAAGGGGGATGGCCCATTCAACCTGGGCGACGTGGTGCTGCGGGAAGAGGTGGAAGCGGTCAACGCCAAGCTGGCCAAGCAGAAGAAGCGTCTGGTGAAGGTGGAACCCCACGTGTTTTACCTTTCGGCCTGGGACGAGGAAACCCTCAACATTGCCCAGGCCAACGCCCGGGTGGACGAAAACGGCTACCTCCTGGACGAAAAGGTCATTGCCCGGTCCGGTGGTGAGTTCGTGCTCATTGACCGCGACAAGGTGGACTACATTGACGTTTCGCCCAAGCAGGTGGTTTCGGTGGCCGCCGCCTTGATCCCGTTCTTGGAGCACGACGACGCCAACCGCGCCCTCATGGGCTCCAACATGCAGCGCCAGGCGGTGCCGCTGTTGCGCACGGAAGCGCCCATCGTGGGCACGGGTTTGGAAGAGGTGGTGGCCCGGGACTCCGGCGCGGTGATCGTTTGCCGCCGCTCGGGCGTGGTGGACACCGTGGATTCCCAGCGCATCATCGTGCGCGTGGAAGCCGAGGACCCGGAAACCGGCAGGCTACGGGATTTCGGTGCCGACATTTACCTCCTCACCAAGTTCCGCCGCTCCAACCAGAACACCTGCGTGAACCAAAAGCCCATCGTGCGCCCGGGACAGAGGGTGGTGAAGGGTCAGGTGCTGGCCGATGGGCCCAACACCGACCGCGGCGAGCTGGCCTTAGGTCGCAACGTGCTGGTGGCGTTCATGCCCTGGCGGGGCTACAACTTCGAAGACGCCATTGTGGTTTCGGAAAAGCTGGTGAAGGAGGACTACTTCACCTCGGTGCACATTGAGGAGCTGGAGGTGGCGGCCCGGGACACCAAGCTGGGGCCGGAGGAAATCACCCGGGACATCCCCAACGTGCCGGAGTCGGCGCTTAAGGACCTGGACGAGGCGGGGATCATCCGCATCGGTGCTTACGTGCGGCCGGGCTCCTACCTGGTGGGCAAGGTGACGCCCAAGGGCGAAACCCAGCTCACCCCTGAGGAAAAGCTGCTGCGTGCCATCTTTGGCGAAAAGGCCGGCGATGTGAAGGACGCCTCCCTGAAGTGCCCGCCGGGGATTTCCGGTGTGGTGGTGGGGGTCAAGATCTTCTCCCGCCGGGGTGCGGAAAAGGACTCCCGAGCTTTGGCCATCGAAGAGCAGGAAATTGCCCGCATCCGCAAGAACTCCGAAGACGAAAAGCGCATCATCCTGGAAGAGCGCAACAAGAAGCTGCGGGAGATTCTGGCCGGTGCCCAGGTGACCGAAGATGTGGCCGACGCTCACGGTGAGCTGGTGGCCAAAGCCGGCGAGCGGCTTCCCGCCGAAGTGGTGGACCGGCTCACGGTGGGCGAGCTGCAGCGGCTGCCCCTGGCCGATGTGGCCATCAAGGAGCGGGTGCGGCTTTTGGTGAGCCAGGCCGAATCGCAAATCCAGGTGCTGGAAAAGCTCAACCGCGAGCGCATCGAGCTGCTCACCGCTGGCGACGAGTTGCCCCCTGGGGTCATCAAGGTGGTGAAGGTGTACGTGGCCATGAAGCGCAAGCTGCAGGTGGGCGACAAGATGGCCGGCCGCCACGGGAACAAGGGCGTGATTTCCGTGGTGCTTCCCGAGGAGGACATGCCGTTCCTGGAGGACGGCACGCCGGTGGAAATTGTGCTCAACCCCCTGGGCGTGCCCTCCCGTATGAACGTGGGGCAAATCCTGGAAACCCACCTGGGTTGGGCGGGCAAGGTTTTGGGCATGCGCTTTGCCTCGCCGGTGTTTGACGGCGCCACCGAGGAAGAGATCCGGGAGTGGCTGCGGCGCGCGGGTCTGCCTGAAGACGGCAAGACAAAGCTCCGGGACGGCGTTACCGGCGAGGAGTTCGAGCAGCGGGTAACCGTGGGCTACATTTACATGCTGAAGCTCTCGCACCTGGTGGACGACAAGATCCACGCCCGCTCCATTGGGCCTTACTCCCTCATCACCCAGCAACCCTTGGGTGGTAAGGCGCAGTTCGGTGGTCAGCGTTTGGGCGAAATGGAAGTGTGGGCCCTGGAAGCCTACGGGGCTGCCTATACGCTGCAGGAGCTTTTGACCGTGAAGTCCGACGACGTGGATGGCCGCTCCCGGGTGTACGAGGCCATCGTCAAGGGGAAGGTGCCCGAGGAGCCGGGGCTTCCCGAGTCTTTCAACGTGCTGGTGCGTGAGCTCCAGAGCCTTGGGCTGGATGTGGAGCTCATCAAGCGCCAGGTGGAGTCGTGAGGTGACACATGAGTGGACTGCCTCCGCAAGCTAGGGGTTTCTTTACCAAGCCGCGGGCTATCAACGATTTTGACGCCATCAGGGTGTCTTTGGCGTCGCCGGAAAAGATCCGGTCCTGGTCCCACGGCGAGGTGACGAAGCCGGAGACCATCAACTACCGCACCTTTAAGCCGGAAAAGGACGGGCTTTTCTGTGCCCGCATTTTCGGCCCGGTCACCGACTGGGAGTGCTTGTGCGGCAAGTACAAGCGCATGAAGTACAAGGGCGTGGTGTGCGACAAGTGCGGGGTGGAGGTCACCCGC contains:
- the rpoB gene encoding DNA-directed RNA polymerase subunit beta: MDKTSVVEAGERVSFSKIRTAIPLPNLIAVQKASYEQFLQMDLLPEERKNVGLQAVFTSVFPLSDFRSSCELHFVHYELGVWECKCGKLSGLQHLRINCEHCGSRIKAAEPHELTTVCPHCGQATVNAIPRCSTCNSPVGLKVQFTEDDCRERGLTYAVPLKVRVRLVLFEEGPERKIRDIKEEDLYFGELPLMTATGTFIINGTERVVVSQLHRSPGVSFTYETPTSLLAKVVPYRGSWIEFEFDKKQILYVRIDRKRRFPGTVFLRALGLETNAQLLQSFYHTFPLHLGSKTTLELDDRVLAAEEERAAAKGGTRAAEPTLFAGLKLTADLKNKLSQKKRVKVEVDPRNLLEGILAEDLVNPTTGELLFEANTPLTLEILEHAQELGIQNLLVAFPSWDLVGEILTKTIEKDNVRSKRDAIMEIYRRQRPGDPPTEDSAKALFEGLFFDERKYDLSEVGRFKFNVKLGLNKPLSQRTLDQEDFVAVVRYLMKLSREVGRVDDIDSLANRRVRAVGELLENQFRVGLVRMERAIKERMTIHQDIENAMPHDLVNAKPVVAAVKEFFGSSQLSQFMDQTNPLSEVTHKRRLSALGPGGLSRERAGFEVRDVHATHYGRICPIETPEGPNIGLISSLSCYARINDYGFIESPYRKVENGRVLDHVRVVEKGDGPFNLGDVVLREEVEAVNAKLAKQKKRLVKVEPHVFYLSAWDEETLNIAQANARVDENGYLLDEKVIARSGGEFVLIDRDKVDYIDVSPKQVVSVAAALIPFLEHDDANRALMGSNMQRQAVPLLRTEAPIVGTGLEEVVARDSGAVIVCRRSGVVDTVDSQRIIVRVEAEDPETGRLRDFGADIYLLTKFRRSNQNTCVNQKPIVRPGQRVVKGQVLADGPNTDRGELALGRNVLVAFMPWRGYNFEDAIVVSEKLVKEDYFTSVHIEELEVAARDTKLGPEEITRDIPNVPESALKDLDEAGIIRIGAYVRPGSYLVGKVTPKGETQLTPEEKLLRAIFGEKAGDVKDASLKCPPGISGVVVGVKIFSRRGAEKDSRALAIEEQEIARIRKNSEDEKRIILEERNKKLREILAGAQVTEDVADAHGELVAKAGERLPAEVVDRLTVGELQRLPLADVAIKERVRLLVSQAESQIQVLEKLNRERIELLTAGDELPPGVIKVVKVYVAMKRKLQVGDKMAGRHGNKGVISVVLPEEDMPFLEDGTPVEIVLNPLGVPSRMNVGQILETHLGWAGKVLGMRFASPVFDGATEEEIREWLRRAGLPEDGKTKLRDGVTGEEFEQRVTVGYIYMLKLSHLVDDKIHARSIGPYSLITQQPLGGKAQFGGQRLGEMEVWALEAYGAAYTLQELLTVKSDDVDGRSRVYEAIVKGKVPEEPGLPESFNVLVRELQSLGLDVELIKRQVES